The following nucleotide sequence is from Sander lucioperca isolate FBNREF2018 chromosome 19, SLUC_FBN_1.2, whole genome shotgun sequence.
attaacgtaaaaattgcccggagttctcctttaacagcTAGCTACAGTCTGCTGTGCATAATGTAAACACTAAACACGTGCAGTGACTCGAGTCATGTATAACAGCTGATGCAGACAGAAGAACAGGAGGACTAAACTTTGCTTTCAGGAATCAATAACCAAGAAACATGTTTCTTAACAAATGTCCagtttttataaatttgaaaAATCGGTCAGAAGCAGTACTAAAAACACTCAACTCTAttcttaaatgtattttttagcaGCCGATACTACAAAGAGCTACAAAATAGATATACTCACAGCTGGCAGGCTGCTCTCCGAACCTTCGCATCAGTTGATCATGCGTGAACTTGACAAACGCATCATATTGCTCTGTTGGAAGAGTAAACACTTATTGGCACACGGTATGGATTACGCACTACAAAATTGTTTActatgccatttaaaaaaataaatatacctgCAAGCTTTGTCGTCAGTATCTCGTCATACTCCTCACGGATTTTGTCCTCTCGCTCTTTCAGCAGTCTTTCACAAATCATCCCAACTTGTCGGAGGGAAAATAAAGGCTGCTCTTTTCTGGTGGGAGATGAGGCACCTGAAGACGTACCTGTAAGAAGagttaaaaatcatacaattaATACCACATTCATGACATTATACACTGAAACAGCATTGCAATGTGGTCATGCTCATATTGAAGAAGATATTACATTGAAATTGAATCGTCTAACTTTAATGCCAAGCAGCAGGTATGGCAACATATTTATGTTCCTCATCTATCTGCGATACCTGGTGTACACTGCCCCTTGGAGCATCAGTCCATCTGACTTTTCCACAGAGTGAAAGTGAAAAGGATGAGGGGGCTTTCCATCTCTaccatttttttccctctgGGAGTTGGCTAAGGATATGGGGTTCCCCATTGTTGTTGGCAATTCAAAAGGGAACAAAAAACAACTTGTTGACGTGGATGGATATGTTTAGTAGCCAAAATCAAATTACCCTCGAAGAGAAAATGGCTAACAAGAAGGAAATATCAGTCTAAGTTATAAAGTGGTGACAAGATGGCCGTTTAGTCTAAATATAAGGCTTGTATCCATGTACGGTGGCTAGCTAATAGTATCCACGTTGTCATCCTAACAAGGAACTAAACCAATCAGATTACAAACTGGTGTTTGAGTTGAGCAGTATAATGATTTGTGAAAACGATGGCTTTGTGAAAACTAGCAATATCCTCATTAAGATGGGAGCTACCTGGTACAGCAGATCCACTGTCAACATTCTGCAGGTCCAGAGGACAGCAGCTGTCTGCCTGCTGGAAGGTGTCCAGGTGTCGTCGTTTCTGCAGCCGCTTGTACTCCTGTTTGATGTTGTGTAGAATTTGCtctgaaacaaagaaaaacattagCTCCATTATATCAGTGAAATCGTCACACATAGGTGCTGCATTTGTATGTAGAATCCATTGCATAATTCACAAATTTGACAATTTAATGTGGCCTTGCTGATGCAGTACATCATGACCTTAGACACTTAAAGAGACAGTGTAAATCATTCTCCAGTTCAGTGAGCATCAAATACTGCATACATGTATTAAGCAGGCCTATACACAATAGCATCACAAACCTTACTTTCCTGTTATTCCCACACTATACTCCCCCAAACCACTGTCTATATTTTAACTTGCACTACTTTactatgtttcctgtttttaaactaatgtaattagcattgttggagggagcCTGAGACCCAAAATGTTCAGTGACAATGATTGCTTCTGTAACTTAAAGTTGTGTATCTGACAATAAATAACTTTAAACTTGTTTTAACAACACCACAGACACCGGTAAGGTTCCACACGGGGTAATGCTAAACATTGTCCAGTTTACAATAAAAAGTTGTTTTACCATACAGAACTTGGGATTACATTGACAGAACATGTGGATTTAAATTCCTAACGTTACCTGTGGTGAGTCTGGACGACACTTCTCCGAACGGCGAGGGCTCCATACGCAAATATTTCTGAGGTGAAGAGACTGGAGACATGATCGGGGCGCACCTCCTTCTTTTAGGTGAAGCCTGGTTCATTAGTGGATCAAAGTCCAGAGTCCTTTTCAGAGTAGCCCCACAAGCCATCACGCTAAAATGTGTCTTAAAAATCTTAAAACAGAAAAGCTAAAACTCCCTGTTAATTGGGAAAGTCGCTGACCTGGGCCCCGTCGTCTGTGCTGCTagtgctagctaacgttagctacgtcaAACGGCGGCTGCAATTCCGGGCAGCGGACAAATATGCACTATTTTCGTCTCTCGTTGCCTTCTGCTGATAAATCTCATATAGATCACGTTACTGAATATATATTGAGATGATCTGGACAAAATAATCTAGGGTAAATGTTCTATAAAAACGGATGATTGCAGATCTTGCTGCACTAGTTCCGAGTACTAGCACCCACAACGGCTCACTCACTAGTTTATATTTCATTCCGTTCAATATGATCGGCTATGAGCATGCGCAAAGAGACGGTGGTATGCTGGTACTTGTAGTTTTTGTGCCCTTTCGGGCCCATTGTTTAATTAACTTGAATACTACATTTCCCGAAGACCTTGAAATGGTcccttttttcaaatttgttttgtttgctaACAAAATCCCCCAAACCACCTCTAAGTTTCAGTTTCACCAAATATTCTCTATAACTAAAACTAAACCGTATCTGCGTTCACTTAAAACGTTTGTTAAAAGGTATTTTTTTCAAACGTATAAAtgcaaaaaacgtaataaaATACATGGTCAGATTtcaaaaaggaaatgaaagTTCCACAAAAGATAAATAGTTCTGCGGTGGGGGGGATCAAGGTATGATTTAGTAGGCATTATCAAAATAAATTAGACATGTAGGCCACTTTTTAAAGCTTACTCTGGCTGCAaaactctgtctgtctcgtaGTTTTTGTTTTGAAACAACCCCCCACCCCAGACATTTTCCTTCCATCATTACCCCTTCCTCAACCACCCCTGtacacaaatatattttgaaCTATACAAAAATGGAGGAGGATGTGAGAGCCACTTGTATTTCAATGCTTGTTCTCCAGCCAAAAAGAGCAAAACATTTTAGGACTATATAAACTgtactttttgtgtttttaccaaATTTATTGGACAATATGAACAAAGAGAATGTTTAAGTTCAGTCAAGGTGTTATACTTTGAGGTGTAAGTGCTATCTTGGTCCCAACTAGACCTGCaacaaaatattattttcattattgatcaaTCTGCCAATTGTTTTCTTAGTTTTGGTatattaaatgtcagaaaatgtgagTATAGTTTAATTAAAGACTTTCATGGTGGAGTAAATCCGCCTAATGGCTTTTCGAAGATTGGAGTATTTGGTAGAGAAATGAACAAAGCCCTGTTGACATCTGTGTGAACAGATGTTGCATCTTCCTACCCATCTAAGccaagagataaaaaaaagaacaggaaGCAGATGTTGGTGTCAGAGGATGTAGCATTCTCTTGCAAAATGTCACTATCGGGATTACAAGAAGTAACCACAGTAATACTAAGAAAGCTAAAAATCAATGTGTAGAAATGTTCTCTTTCCTCCGAAAGGCTGCCACTATAAACAATGTAAGATTTACCACATGGGGGCACTAAAACATCACTGATGACTTTAGGTTGCTGTCAACTCCGGATTTGGCTTAAGCATCATGTACTGCAACCTCCTGTTTCCCTTCATCAAATAATCAATCAAATAACTGCAGGCGAAATGACAACCAGCTGCAACTTTATTCAAAAGTTTGAAAACAGCAATACTAAAAACACTTGACTGATtgtggtttttaagtcctcatTAAGCCACCACTGTACAGAAGCCACTTGACAGTTGACATTTTGATCTTCAATACTCAATAATACAAGAGGCAGCAAAGCATACTGATAAACAGCTCACGATAAATGTCTAGAGAACAATTGTGCTGTGAGATTTCTCGATTAAAAGTACTACATCATCtattagaaaaaaacacatctcaGATTATTTTACAAGGTCTGTTGTTGGGTATCCACACAATGCATACACACAGACTTCCATCCAAGTTACCAGCTAATGAAAAGACccttgtttatttgtttagaTAAGTAAAATTAACAGCAGACATATTTGTATTTAGAGTTACGCCAAAAGTACTTCACTAGGCCTGTGCATGGGTTGCTTTTATTTTCCGAAATGATGCCCCGCTGCAACAGTAGCACTAAAACAACTCACTGCAATGATCAAACGGCTTGGGGCTGGAAATATATCACCAAGTCACAAAGTATCACGCACATACAAGGCTGAATCCAGTAAAATCATACATTTGATGAAAGCAGCTATAGTCAAAAAGCACTTCAGTTTGTTACAGTAGTGACCAGCACACTGCGTCCAAATGCAGTTTTGATGTGTTCAAGCTTTGGTCAAaagcttgttgttgttgttgttgttgttgttgttgctgctgctgctgctgttgtttttgttgtttttgtagtagttgttgttgttgttgtgttggcTGTATAGCTGAAGGAGTGGATTTGAACACGTCATTTTGCAAGAAAACACTGTACAGTTGTTAGGTATACATTTGAACAAAGACACATTACTCTAAACGTCTAACAGTTAGCGGGGTAAAGAAATGGACAACAGGGACGATTGTCACTGCCACAGAAAATGCCATTCCAGATTTGACACTCAAAAGCTGTGAATCC
It contains:
- the akirin2 gene encoding akirin-2; translation: MACGATLKRTLDFDPLMNQASPKRRRCAPIMSPVSSPQKYLRMEPSPFGEVSSRLTTEQILHNIKQEYKRLQKRRHLDTFQQADSCCPLDLQNVDSGSAVPGTSSGASSPTRKEQPLFSLRQVGMICERLLKEREDKIREEYDEILTTKLAEQYDAFVKFTHDQLMRRFGEQPASYVS